The DNA window GATCGCCAGGTTGACCGGACGGCGCCCCGGATTCCACGGATCCCCGATCGCCACGCGCAGTCCGTTGTGGACAGGATGTCCCAGTGCATCGAGGGCGAGTTCGTGCGCTGCGGCCTCGCCGGTGTCGATGCTGTCGAAGTACGAGCCGAGCCCGAACCGCAACCGTGGCTCGGTTCCGTGCAGCTCGGCGTTGAGCAGCCGGTAGGTGGGACGGTCTTCGAACACCGTCGGGGCGGCCAGCGTGCCGACGGCTTGCGAGTAGGTCGAGTACCGTGTGCCGTCGGACTTGACCGGGAGCCACGCTTGGGCCTGTGCGCCATTCACGTCTGGCGCCTTCTCGTGGGTCGTGTCGAGGTCGAGGTCGATCGTGTCCAGCGGAATCGGTGTGTCCGGCAGCCATTCCCGCGATGCCAGCAGGGCCGTGTCCAGCACGCGCGCCCCCGGGTGGCTCTCCGCGGCTCGCGCATCCAGCGCGCGGCGATGGTCGCGCAGGTAAGCCCGGGTGGTGAGCCACTCCTGCTCGCTGGCAGTCACCTCGTGCGCGTGCATCGACATCCTGGACGGTGCCTCCGGAGATCAGCTGAGCAACGTGTCGCGATGCTGCCACGCCAGCATGAGGTAACCCGCGCCCGGGGCGGCAAGGAGCAGGTCGACCGGCTCCGCCGTGAACGGAACCCCGCTGGCGGCCCTGCCATACAGACACCCGGGATGCCCCGCAACGCGGACAGCGGAGGCCCGGCAGTCACCCCCGGACTCGCTCGTCCGTCAGCTCGCGCGAGCTGTTCCGCTGGCGTGCGCGACGCGAGCGAGTCGCGTCTTGAACGAACCGCTCAGCGCGCGAAGTCCCATCGCGTGGCGCCGTACGGCTCGGCTCCCGCGACGCCGATCGCGGTGTGCAGTGTCAGGCGGTACAGGTGCCACGGGGCGGGGCCCGCGCTCGGCGCGCTGTACGGGGCGGTGAGCGCGTCGCCTTCGGCCGAGGCGGGCCAGCCGCCTTCGCGGAAGACGGCGGCCACACGCTCCAAAGTGGACGGATCGGTGACCCGGTGCGCCGTGCCTTCCAGGGTCAGGTCGATTCCCCGCAGCCGCACGGAGACGCCGCACGCCGGGTTCGCCGCCAGGTTGCGCGATTTGCGGGTGCCGGGCCCGCTCTTGAAGTACAGCGCGCCATCCACCCAGACGGCCCCGACGCCCGCGGTGTGCGGCCGCCCGTCGGGCCGCACGGTCGCGAGGAAGAAGGTCAGGTCGACGCCGGGGGTGTCGGCGGCGAGGATGTCGCGCGGACGGCTCCACCGCAGCGGTGCGGAACCGTACCGGTCGAGGTTGGTGGTCGTGGTCGGGTCGTTCGTCGTCTCGGTCATACCCCTGCGTCGAACGGGACCGGTCCGATTCGACAGCCGCCACCCAAGAAACCGCGTTACCAGGAAACCGGTAGTTCGTACACGCCGTAGGCATCCCGATCGTGGCGGAGCGGCACTTCTTCCGGG is part of the Amycolatopsis sp. CA-230715 genome and encodes:
- a CDS encoding XRE family transcriptional regulator → MHAHEVTASEQEWLTTRAYLRDHRRALDARAAESHPGARVLDTALLASREWLPDTPIPLDTIDLDLDTTHEKAPDVNGAQAQAWLPVKSDGTRYSTYSQAVGTLAAPTVFEDRPTYRLLNAELHGTEPRLRFGLGSYFDSIDTGEAAAHELALDALGHPVHNGLRVAIGDPWNPGRRPVNLAISTLTIRRDRDGGRASFLLHWRDPRKVGHAGGMFQVVPVGVFQPSGRADWNVRNDFSLWRNVVRELAEEVAGEDEYDSEHAPIDYDAWPLATRLDFARRQGHLTAWCLGLGVDATSFATDLLTAVIIDAPVFDDLFGTRVTTNAEGRVLDQVPFTDESVRDVLARHPMQAAGEALLRLAAANFC
- a CDS encoding pyridoxamine 5'-phosphate oxidase family protein, coding for MTETTNDPTTTTNLDRYGSAPLRWSRPRDILAADTPGVDLTFFLATVRPDGRPHTAGVGAVWVDGALYFKSGPGTRKSRNLAANPACGVSVRLRGIDLTLEGTAHRVTDPSTLERVAAVFREGGWPASAEGDALTAPYSAPSAGPAPWHLYRLTLHTAIGVAGAEPYGATRWDFAR